A stretch of Ptychodera flava strain L36383 unplaced genomic scaffold, AS_Pfla_20210202 Scaffold_38__1_contigs__length_1544198_pilon, whole genome shotgun sequence DNA encodes these proteins:
- the LOC139127860 gene encoding uncharacterized protein, with protein sequence MRKEAEKRGMTDDGWEGGIMFDEMSIQEDLQINKRGGKTQLVGFVNMGQESECIRFFMNGKEEKKLASHVLQLVYLADNGYRFPFCHFPTTEANSSELFNIFWRAVSCLHKWGFKVGFACMDGSSNNRSFLKMHFMDDMNSANPRKEQFTTTSLYGYNQKVSFIMDPSHLFKKIRNNILKSGSRQYDKRLLQCKGKYICWEYWIGAYQWDRNKNTCRIHYKLTDAHLFPDTQQKMRNKLAEEVLNEDMLTLFKAYQNDLHDGSHLDATVELLQHTSKLIKTFRDRRPIMSMDDIRLKDNEDALQWFLNWENSILHDDTQDSQSRKRSLMSVETRDDLVSLLMGFNELCKNKFSKNGGSIVPARLNTDIVENIFCQQRAKFNGPTTNPTYLQYCYTVNSIILGQNTTSNNSNTGSTASPYAMSLSKPIHPAKKIRV encoded by the exons GAAGACCTGCAAATCAACAAACGTGGTGGAAAAACACAGTTAGTTGGATTTGTGAACATGGGACAAGAGAGTGAATGTATAAGGTTTTTTATGAACG GAAAGGAAGAGAAAAAGCTGGCTTCACATGTATTGCAACTGGTCTATTTAGCTGACAATGGGTACAGGTTTCCATTTTGTCACTTTCCGACAACAGAAGCTAATAGTTCTGagttattcaatatattctggAGAGCTGTATCATGTCTACATAAATGGGGATTCAAG GTTGGGTTTGCATGCATGGATGGCTCCAGCAACAACCGGTCTTTCCTGAAGATGCATTTTATGGATGACATGAATAGTGCTAATCCGAGAAAGGAACAGTTTACTACAACAAGTCTATATGGTTACAACCAGAAAGTGTCCTTCATAATGGATCCTTCA CATCTCTTcaagaaaatcagaaataatATTCTGAAGAGTGGTTCCCGCCAGTATGACAAGCGTCTTCTGCAATGTAAGGGAAAATACATATGTTGGGAATACTGGATAGGAGCATACCAGTGGGACAGAAATAAAAACACCTGCAGGATCCACTATAAATTGACAGATGCACATCTATTCccagacacacaacaaaaaatgagaaataaatTGGCAGAAGAGGTGCTAAATGAAGACATGCTGACACTTTTCAAG GCTTATCAGAATGATCTCCATGATGGGTCTCATCTCGATGCAACAGTTGAACTGCTACAGCATACCAGCAAGTTAATCAAAACATTCCGCGACCGACGGCCAATCATGAGCATGGATGACATACGACTGAAGGACAATGAAGATGCTCTACAATGGTTCCTTAACTGGGAAAACAGTATCCTACATGATGACACCCAGGACAGTCAGTCAAGAAAGCGGTCTCTCATGAGTGTGGAAACCAGAGATGACTTGGTCTCTCTGCTGATGGGGTTCAATGAACTGTGTAAGAACAAATTCTCTAAGAATGGGGGAAGTATTGTGCCAGCCAGGTTGAATACTGACATTGTGGAGAacatattttgtcaacaaagaGCAAAGTTCAATGGGCCTACCACAAACCCTACTTACCTTCAGTACTGTTATACTGTTAATAGTATCATCCTTGGTCAAAACACCACATCGAATAATTCAAATACAGGCAGTACAGCATCCCCATATGCCATGTCACTCTCTAAACCAATACACCCTGCAAAGAAAATTAGAGTTTAA